Proteins from a genomic interval of Lolium perenne isolate Kyuss_39 chromosome 1, Kyuss_2.0, whole genome shotgun sequence:
- the LOC127311619 gene encoding late embryogenesis abundant protein B19.4 yields the protein MASKQQERSELESMAREGQTVVPGGTGGKSVEAQENLAEGRSRGGQTRKEQLGEEGYREMGHKGGETRKEQLGEEGYREMGHKGGEARKEQLGEEGYREMGHKGGETRKEQLGEEGYREMGRKGGLSTKEESGGERAAREGIDIDESKFKTKS from the exons ATGGCGTCCAAGCAGCAGGAGAGGTCGGAGCTGGAGAGCATGGCCCGCGAGGGGCAGACCGTCGTCCCCGGCGGGACCGGAGGGAAGTCCGTCGAGGCGCAGGAGAATCTCGCCGAAG GGCGCAGCCGAGGTGGGCAGACTCGGAAGGAGCAGCTCGGGGAAGAAGGGTACCGCGAGATGGGGCACAAAGGCGGGGAGACTCGCAAGGAGCAGCTCGGAGAGGAAGGTTACCGCGAGATGGGGCACAAAGGCGGGGAGGCTCGCAAGGAGCAGCTCGGGGAAGAAGGGTACCGCGAGATGGGCCACAAGGGCGGGGAGACTCGCAAGGAGCAGTTAGGGGAGGAAGGGTACCGCGAGATGGGGCGCAAGGGCGGACTGAGCACCAAGGAGGAGTCCGGCGGCGAGCGCGCCGCCAGGGAGGGCATCGACATCGACGAGTCCAAGTTCAAGACCAAGTCCTAG